The sequence GTCAGCTTCCCCCGTATTAACTTCTTTTATAACTATCCCTGAAGTTTTTAAATAATTCATTTTCTTTCTATCCTTTTAATGATGAGTAGTTGCAACCTCATCCCTTGTTATCTCATTTTCTCTTGCGGCCTTGGTTTTTTCCTCTATTTCTTTAAAAAACATATATGTTGTAATATCTCCTGTATTTTCAAAAGCCTTCCATGCAAACTCTTTCAACATAAATGTATTCCCCCTTATTGTCCTTGATAATAATTAGGTTACACTAAAAATTTATTTGTATACTTGGAAATTTATCATCATGGTTTTCATCCGGGAACCACACTTATGCAACAGCATGAATGCTGTTTTACACAAGAGTTTCATGCATCTATTTCTTATATCCCAGAGTCTTTAACATAAATTCATTATTCCTCCAGTCAGGTTTTACTTTAACCCACAACTCCAAAAATACCTTTGTGCCAAAAAGTCCTTCTATTTCCGCTCTTGAAAGGCTTCCTATTTTCTTTAGCATTTTGCCTTCTTTGCCGATTAAAATTCCTTTGTGACTTTCCTTTTCGCAGTAAATAGTAGCCTGAATATCGAGAATGTCCTTGTCATCTCTTTTCTTGAAGGTTACAACTTCAACACCCACACCATGGGGTACTTCATCGCTGAGAAGATGCAGAATCTTCTCTCTTATAAGTTCTGCGGCTATTACCTTTTCAGGCTGGTCGGTTATCATATCGTCGGGAAAATATTTAGGCCCCTCCGGCAAAACTTTTTTGATTTCGTTTTTTACAACTTCCACGCTCTCATACTCAAGAGCAGAAATGGGTATGATCTGGGAAAATTCCATAGTGTCCTTGTAGGCCGCTATTATTGGCAGTATCTGTTCTTTTTCCACAAGGTCAATCTTATTTATAAGGCAAAATACAGGAGTCTTTAAATTTTTAAGCTGCTCTATAATATATAAGTCTCCCGGTCCCGGCTGCGGACAAGTTGCCTCGACCAAAAACAGCACCAAATCAACCTCATTTAGGGAATCCAGGGCAATGTTAACCATGAAATCCCCCAATTTTGTTTTTGGTTTATGTATACCGGGAGTGTCAATATATATTATCTGATAATCCTCACCTGTGTCTATAGCCCGTATAGTGTTTCTGGTTGTCTGGGGCTTGTCAGACATAATTGCAATTTTTTCTCCGGTAAACTTGTTCAGCAAAGTGGATTTACCTACGTTTGGCCTGCCCACTATTGAGACAAAGCCTGATTTAAAAGCCATATACTCAACCTCCGGTGTCAAAATTTTAAAATGTCATATTTTAAAACCGCCAATTTCAAAACTTGAAAAAAGCATTCGGTAAAAGCTCTCCGAGCCTAAAAACCGTAAATTCTCCATTTTTATTGCCGCAAATCACTTTTGTGTCATCATCACCAAATTCTCTTAGCACCTGCCTGCATATACCGCACGGAAAAGTATACTCATCACTGTCGCTGGATATGGCCACAGCTGCTATTTCGCGTTCGCCTTCGGAAACAGCCTTGAAAACAGCCGTTCTTTCCGCGCAGACGGTGGCACCAAAGCTTGCGTTTTCAATATTCACTCCCGTGAAGACTTTGCCGCTTTTGGCAAGCACGGCAGCACCGACTCTGAATTTGGAATAGGGAGAATAGGAATTCTTTTTTATATCTTCAGCCATAGCTAAAAGCTTTCTGTCGTCCATTTTTGCCTCCAAAACATTTCAAAATATATTATAAATTATATCTTTAACTTATATATCTTTATCTTAAAAATATTTTTCCCAATATTTTATTGACCCTGGTTTTAATTTTATCGGCAATATTTTATTTCCAAATTAACAAAGTTTATAATTCCAAATTCCCATTTTGTTCATAATCCCAATTTCCTATTTCTAAAACTTCTCTCAATGACTCTCTATCAGTTTCTTTCAAGATTTAAGCTTTTTAGTATGGCTTCCTGTTTTTCAAACATTTTTTTCTCCCGCTCCGGGGTATCATGGTCATAGCCCAAAAGGTGAAAAACACCATGGGTTAACAAAAATATCAGCTCCCTTTCAAAGGAATGCCCGTATTCCATGGATTGCTCTTTTGCCTTTTCCATGGAAATCAATATGTCGCCCAAAATGATTCGTCCTTCGTCCAAATCAAAATCTCCCTGACTTGATTTTATCACTCCGTCATACATATCTACAATAGGAAATGACAAAACATCCGTCGGTTTGTCAATATTTCTTTGCTCATAGTTTATCTCTCTTATTTTTTCATTGTCCGTAAGAATTATACTTACTTCATAAGGATACTCAAACTTTTCATGTTCAAGACACATTTTTATAGCTTTTTCCATAAGCTCAAGAATTTCATCCGTAATCTCAATTTTATCCTGTATGTTTTCAATGAATATTTCCATATGTTTTCCCCTTTTTGTCTCCTTCCGGTTATTTTACTAATCTCTTTTTTATCAGTCTCTTTTTATTTAAAATTTTTATGAAGTCATTTCTTAAAAACACTTATTCCAGAGACTCAGTCTTCGGGTTTTGGTCCTTTTGCTCATTCTCATTGTTGACATCCTCAACACTGTCTTCTTTTTTCTTTATATCAGGATACTCCTCTCTGGAATGAAATACCCCGCTAAAGACCTTCATAAACGCTTTTGCTATACTGTCAAGATCTTTTAATGTAAGACTGCAGTTGTCAAGCTGCCCGTCGTCCAGCTTGTCCTTGATTATTTTTCTTATGAGTTCTTCAATTTTGGCTTCGGTCTTGTCAGGCATTGACCTTACGGCCGCTTCAACGGAGTCTGCCAGCATAACCACTGCGGCTTCTTTTGTCGTAGGCTTTACTCCATCGTATCTGAAATTTTCCTCTTCGACATTCTCCAGTTTTTCGGTCGTTTTGGCCTTATGATAAAAATATTTCACAAGAGTGGTTCCGTGATGCTGTAAAATTATGTCTCTTATAGGAAGAGGTATTTTATATTTTTTGGCCATTTCATTGCCGTCATGAATATGGGATGTGATGACAAGAGCACTTAAATTTGCGGTCATGTCGTCATGGGGATTGCCGCTCATTTGATTCTCCATAAAGAAATTGGGCCTTTTAAGCTTTCCGATATCGTGAAAATAAGCTCCAACCCTGGCAAGCAGAGCATTTCCGCCAATGGCTTCAGTAGCAGCCTCCGCAAGGTTTCCAACCATCAAGCTGTGATGATATGTTCCCGGTGCCTCCATAAGCAGTCTTTTTAAGAGAGGCTGGTTGGGATTGGCAAGCTCCAGAAGCCTTAAAGGTGTAATTACGTTAAACGTGCTTTCAAGAAACGGCAAAAGTCCAATTGTAATTACCATTGACATTATTCCGTTTGCAAACACCAGGGCACATTCTTTAAGCAAAATTTCCCATCCGGTTTTGTACATAATATTTATGGCGGCAACTAAAAGCACATTAATTGCGGAAACAATAATTCCCGCCAGAGAAAGCCGGTTTCTTTTATTTGCCTTGGAGACTATAAAGGCGGAAAAAGTTCCTGTTACAAGGGCCATATAGATAAACTTGAAATCATTGTTTATCATCAGGGATATTGCCACGGTCAGAACAACATTGACCATGATGGCAAGCCTCAAATCAAGCAAAATGGATATAAGCATTGTTGCTATGAATATGGGTATAATCAAAGGAGAATACTCATGAACCCATCTTGCAATAAAAAGTATCATAAGAATGACAACCGACAGCAAAATCAAATCGGTTCTGTTGTAATATACTTTTTTGCAGAAATTATGCATATACAAAATCAGAAGCAGGGACAAGAAAAGTATTATTGCCAGTATTCCTCCTGCAAAAGCAAAATCGAACCTGCTGGTTGTTTCAAGAAGATTTAAGTCTTCCAAAACCTGAAGCTTGTCCTCAGTTACTATATCACCGGCACTTAAAATCTTTTGTCCCTTTTTAATTGTCTCAATATTTCTGGGGTCATTATAAGCAGCATCTCTTCTTGCCTTTGTAAGTTCTTCATCAATAGTCCTGTTGGGTTTTAAAACAAAATCCGAAACCGTAAGGCCGACATTCTTAAGTTCATATTTTATTTCACTGTTAAAAATGGCGTCTTTTAGCTCGTTTTTCCTTTCTTCAAGATTGTCCTCGGTTATATCCTTCCTCATTATGTCATTGACTTTACTTCGAATTACAACCTCAAGACTGTTTATATCCTCTTCACCGGCATTTGATATAAGGTAGTCAATCTGGGCATCTTCAAGTTTTATGCCAAGCTCGCCGATACTCTCCACAAACGCCGC comes from Acetivibrio thermocellus ATCC 27405 and encodes:
- a CDS encoding YqzL family protein encodes the protein MLKEFAWKAFENTGDITTYMFFKEIEEKTKAARENEITRDEVATTHH
- the era gene encoding GTPase Era, which produces MAFKSGFVSIVGRPNVGKSTLLNKFTGEKIAIMSDKPQTTRNTIRAIDTGEDYQIIYIDTPGIHKPKTKLGDFMVNIALDSLNEVDLVLFLVEATCPQPGPGDLYIIEQLKNLKTPVFCLINKIDLVEKEQILPIIAAYKDTMEFSQIIPISALEYESVEVVKNEIKKVLPEGPKYFPDDMITDQPEKVIAAELIREKILHLLSDEVPHGVGVEVVTFKKRDDKDILDIQATIYCEKESHKGILIGKEGKMLKKIGSLSRAEIEGLFGTKVFLELWVKVKPDWRNNEFMLKTLGYKK
- the cdd gene encoding cytidine deaminase yields the protein MDDRKLLAMAEDIKKNSYSPYSKFRVGAAVLAKSGKVFTGVNIENASFGATVCAERTAVFKAVSEGEREIAAVAISSDSDEYTFPCGICRQVLREFGDDDTKVICGNKNGEFTVFRLGELLPNAFFKF
- the ybeY gene encoding rRNA maturation RNase YbeY; translated protein: MEIFIENIQDKIEITDEILELMEKAIKMCLEHEKFEYPYEVSIILTDNEKIREINYEQRNIDKPTDVLSFPIVDMYDGVIKSSQGDFDLDEGRIILGDILISMEKAKEQSMEYGHSFERELIFLLTHGVFHLLGYDHDTPEREKKMFEKQEAILKSLNLERN
- a CDS encoding HD family phosphohydrolase; this encodes MTKDKDRSNNGSKKAFYKNKRIQRLFIAAAAIVLAFLIVLNGATPRKYRVTLGAISEYDIISPRDIVNTVKTEENAKKAASQVSPVMRDIPNAPIEVINLVDKLFFLINDAQNTYKSKISSITGSRRYEELASNALSETKAAFVESIGELGIKLEDAQIDYLISNAGEEDINSLEVVIRSKVNDIMRKDITEDNLEERKNELKDAIFNSEIKYELKNVGLTVSDFVLKPNRTIDEELTKARRDAAYNDPRNIETIKKGQKILSAGDIVTEDKLQVLEDLNLLETTSRFDFAFAGGILAIILFLSLLLILYMHNFCKKVYYNRTDLILLSVVILMILFIARWVHEYSPLIIPIFIATMLISILLDLRLAIMVNVVLTVAISLMINNDFKFIYMALVTGTFSAFIVSKANKRNRLSLAGIIVSAINVLLVAAINIMYKTGWEILLKECALVFANGIMSMVITIGLLPFLESTFNVITPLRLLELANPNQPLLKRLLMEAPGTYHHSLMVGNLAEAATEAIGGNALLARVGAYFHDIGKLKRPNFFMENQMSGNPHDDMTANLSALVITSHIHDGNEMAKKYKIPLPIRDIILQHHGTTLVKYFYHKAKTTEKLENVEEENFRYDGVKPTTKEAAVVMLADSVEAAVRSMPDKTEAKIEELIRKIIKDKLDDGQLDNCSLTLKDLDSIAKAFMKVFSGVFHSREEYPDIKKKEDSVEDVNNENEQKDQNPKTESLE